Within Gemmatimonadota bacterium, the genomic segment GCCACGGCGCCCTCGAACGCGCGGCCGCAGGCCACCAGCGACGCACAGCTCACCAGCCCGTGATGATGCGCCTGCAGAATGCCTGCGTTCAGGGAGGGATGCAGCCCCAGATCATCAGCCGTGATGATGAGACGGCGCGCGCAGGCCGGGGGCTCCGGTCCGCTCGCCCGCCCCTGGGCGTCAGCCCCGCCCGCCCCGCGGCTGTGCCCGCCTATAGCTCCTCCACCGGCTCGTGCCTGATCTGCGCCTCTCGCCCCGTCCGGTCCGCGGCGAGCACCGGGGGATCGGAAAACTCCTTCACCACATATACCGGCCGGCCCTTCACTTCCGTGTAAACACGGCCCAGATACTCCCCTACCAGGCCCAGGCCGATGAGCTGCACGCCCCCGAAGAAAATGATCGCCACCACCAGCGTCGCCCAGCCGGGCGGGAGCGTGCGCAGGCGCGTGCCCATGTCGCCGGCGAGCAGCCAGTATGCGCCGTAGCCCGCGACCAGGAACATATAGAGAAGCGCCGGAATAGCAGCCACCAGTCCGAATACAGAGAGAAGGCGGAGGGGCAGGACGGAAAACCCGAAAAAACCGCCCCCCAGCGAGAGAAGCTTGCGGAACGTATACTTGGATTCCCCTCGCGCTCGCCTGGCGAGGGCGTAGGGAATCGTGGTCTGCTCGAAGCCCAGCCAGGCGACCAGCCCCCTCAGGAACTTGTGTCGCTCGGGGAGTTGCACCAGCACTTCAGCTACGCGCCGGTCCATCAGCCGGAAGTCCGAACCCGCCACCTCCAGGCCGGAGAGCCGCGACAACAGCCGGTAAAAGGTAGCATCCAGCGTGCGGCGCACCAGTCCACGCGGTCCCTGGGGCAATTTGCGCGTGTTCACGACCTGGAACCCCTTCCCCCATTGCTCCAACATCTGCGGAATGGTCTCAGGCGGGTGCTGCAGGTCCCCGTCCATGGTGATCACCGCGGCACCACGACTGTGTTCGATCCCTGCCAACTGCGCGGCCTGGTGGCCGAAGTTGCGCGACAGACTCAGGTAGCGAACCCGGCGATCCTGGCGACTGAGCTGCCGCAGGACCTCCAGTGTGCCGTC encodes:
- a CDS encoding glycosyltransferase family 2 protein yields the protein MPLADRLDPSIKVSVVVPACNEEGNIPLLYERVRSVLEAEGCAFELIVVEDGSRDGTLEVLRQLSRQDRRVRYLSLSRNFGHQAAQLAGIEHSRGAAVITMDGDLQHPPETIPQMLEQWGKGFQVVNTRKLPQGPRGLVRRTLDATFYRLLSRLSGLEVAGSDFRLMDRRVAEVLVQLPERHKFLRGLVAWLGFEQTTIPYALARRARGESKYTFRKLLSLGGGFFGFSVLPLRLLSVFGLVAAIPALLYMFLVAGYGAYWLLAGDMGTRLRTLPPGWATLVVAIIFFGGVQLIGLGLVGEYLGRVYTEVKGRPVYVVKEFSDPPVLAADRTGREAQIRHEPVEEL